The nucleotide window CGTCGTATCGAGCATTGATGCCCGCTCGTGAGAACTGCTTAACAAGAGCCCGCGCGGCTTCCGGCATGCCATCCTTCTTAACCAACGGCAAAACCGCCACCTTAATAGGCGCAAGTCTTGGGTGAAACTTCATCACCACCCGCGTTTGCATATTGCCTTTGGCATCAGGAACTTCTTCTTCACAGTATGCATCCAGCAAATAAAC belongs to Deltaproteobacteria bacterium and includes:
- a CDS encoding glycine--tRNA ligase, producing the protein VYLLDAYCEEEVPDAKGNMQTRVVMKFHPRLAPIKVAVLPLVKKDGMPEAARALVKQFSRAGINARYDEQHAIGKRYRKHDEIGTPWCITVDGQSLEDSTVTIRDRDTMEQIRIPTEEAVALIQKKLMDS